From Pseudomonas poae, the proteins below share one genomic window:
- a CDS encoding glucose/quinate/shikimate family membrane-bound PQQ-dependent dehydrogenase has protein sequence MSTDGASSPSRLLPRLLGILLLIMGLALLAGGIKLSLLGGSLYYLLAGIGITLTGILLLATRRAALGLYALVLFASTVWALWEVGLDWWQLVPRLALLFALGIVMLLPWFRRPLLRGQPAPLGTGALSVAVVLAGAAAIASQFTHPGEMVKTGQLDRDAVPGMASSAPAQADGDWNSYGRSAHGDRYSPLAQITPENAHKLVPAWTFRTGDIPGAGDPGETTAENTPLKVNGMLYVCTPHSQVIALDPDTGKEIWRFDPKISTEGAENFKGWAHMTCRGVSYHDDAAYASEQSPTGSASPAAAPNACPKRIFVPTADTRLIALNADTGKMCEDFGDKGQIDLRANIGSFAPGGYYSTSPPAVTKNLVVIGGHVTDNVSTDEPSGVIRAFDVHTGKLVWNWDSGNPDDTTPLAEGKTYTRNSPNMWSMFAVDEKLGMLYLPMGNQMPDQYGGDRTEDSEKYSAGLTALDIDSGHVKWTFQFTHHDLWDMDVGGQPSLIDIKTEAGVKQAVMASTKQGSIYVLDRATGQPVVPIHEVAVPQGAVAGDHTSPTQPKSDLNFMPPPLKERDMWGVTPFDQMLCRIDFKSLRYDGPFTPPSLQGSIVYPGNFGVFDWGGISVDPVRQIAFVNPSYMAFKSKLIPAADIAKQGPRVSETEGVQPNKGAPYGVILEAMLSPMGLPCQAPAWGYVAAVDLTNHQTIWMHKNGTVRDSSPVPIPLTMGVPSLGGTFTTAGGVAFLSGTLDQYLRAYDVKNGKQLWEGRLPAGAQTTPMTYTGKDGKQYVLVMAGGHGSLGTKQGDYVMAFKLPD, from the coding sequence ATGAGCACTGATGGGGCCTCAAGCCCAAGCCGCCTGCTGCCCAGGCTGCTGGGGATCTTGCTGCTGATCATGGGCCTGGCCTTGCTGGCCGGTGGTATCAAGTTGAGCCTGCTCGGCGGGTCGCTGTACTACCTGCTGGCCGGTATCGGCATCACCCTGACCGGCATTCTGCTGCTGGCCACCCGCCGCGCCGCGCTGGGCCTGTACGCACTGGTGCTGTTCGCCAGTACCGTGTGGGCCCTGTGGGAAGTCGGCCTGGACTGGTGGCAGTTGGTGCCGCGCCTGGCGCTGCTGTTCGCCTTGGGCATCGTCATGCTGCTCCCGTGGTTTCGCCGCCCGTTACTGCGCGGCCAGCCTGCCCCGTTGGGCACTGGCGCACTGAGCGTGGCCGTGGTGCTGGCCGGTGCTGCCGCCATTGCCAGCCAATTCACCCACCCAGGTGAAATGGTCAAGACCGGCCAACTGGACCGCGACGCGGTACCCGGCATGGCCAGCTCAGCCCCGGCCCAGGCCGATGGCGACTGGAACTCCTATGGCCGTTCCGCGCATGGTGATCGCTACTCGCCACTGGCGCAGATCACCCCGGAAAACGCCCACAAGCTGGTGCCGGCGTGGACCTTCCGTACCGGCGACATTCCTGGCGCAGGCGACCCGGGTGAAACCACCGCGGAAAACACCCCGCTGAAAGTCAACGGCATGCTCTACGTGTGCACGCCGCACAGCCAAGTAATTGCGCTGGACCCGGACACCGGCAAGGAAATCTGGCGTTTCGACCCGAAGATCAGCACCGAAGGTGCCGAGAACTTCAAGGGTTGGGCGCACATGACCTGCCGTGGCGTGTCGTATCACGATGACGCCGCCTACGCTTCCGAACAGAGCCCTACCGGCAGCGCCAGCCCGGCCGCCGCGCCGAATGCCTGCCCGAAACGTATCTTCGTACCAACCGCCGACACCCGTCTGATCGCACTGAACGCCGACACCGGCAAGATGTGTGAAGACTTCGGTGACAAGGGCCAGATCGACCTGCGCGCCAATATCGGCAGCTTCGCCCCAGGCGGTTACTACTCCACTTCGCCACCGGCTGTGACCAAAAACCTGGTGGTGATCGGCGGCCACGTGACCGACAACGTCTCCACCGACGAGCCAAGCGGCGTGATCCGCGCGTTCGACGTGCACACCGGCAAGCTGGTGTGGAACTGGGACAGCGGCAACCCGGACGACACCACCCCGTTGGCCGAGGGCAAGACCTACACCCGCAACTCGCCGAACATGTGGTCCATGTTCGCCGTGGACGAAAAACTCGGCATGCTGTACCTGCCGATGGGCAACCAGATGCCCGACCAATACGGCGGCGACCGTACCGAAGATTCGGAAAAATACAGCGCCGGCCTGACCGCCCTGGACATCGACAGCGGCCACGTGAAGTGGACCTTCCAGTTCACTCACCACGACCTGTGGGACATGGACGTGGGCGGCCAGCCTTCGCTGATCGACATCAAGACCGAAGCCGGCGTGAAGCAAGCGGTGATGGCGTCGACCAAGCAAGGCAGCATCTACGTGCTCGACCGTGCAACCGGCCAGCCGGTAGTGCCGATCCACGAAGTGGCCGTGCCACAAGGCGCCGTCGCCGGCGACCATACTTCGCCGACTCAACCCAAGTCCGACCTGAACTTCATGCCACCGCCCCTCAAAGAGCGTGACATGTGGGGCGTGACGCCGTTCGACCAGATGCTGTGCCGGATTGACTTCAAATCCTTGCGCTACGACGGTCCGTTCACCCCGCCATCGCTGCAAGGTTCGATCGTTTACCCAGGTAACTTTGGCGTGTTCGACTGGGGCGGCATTTCCGTCGACCCGGTACGCCAGATCGCCTTTGTGAACCCGAGCTACATGGCGTTCAAATCCAAGCTGATCCCGGCGGCCGACATTGCCAAGCAAGGCCCGCGTGTCAGCGAAACCGAAGGTGTGCAGCCGAACAAAGGCGCGCCGTACGGTGTGATCCTCGAAGCCATGCTGTCGCCAATGGGCCTGCCGTGCCAGGCACCAGCGTGGGGTTATGTGGCGGCGGTCGACTTGACCAACCATCAAACCATCTGGATGCACAAGAACGGCACCGTGCGTGACAGCTCGCCGGTGCCGATCCCGCTGACCATGGGCGTGCCTAGCCTGGGCGGGACCTTTACCACGGCGGGGGGTGTGGCGTTTCTCAGCGGGACCCTTGACCAGTACCTGCGTGCCTACGATGTGAAAAACGGCAAGCAGTTGTGGGAAGGCCGCCTGCCAGCAGGTGCGCAGACCACGCCGATGACCTATACCGGCAAGGATGGCAAGCAGTATGTGCTGGTCATGGCGGGTGGTCATGGGTCGTTGGGGACCAAGCAGGGTGACTATGTGATGGCGTTTAAACTGCCGGATTAA
- a CDS encoding IS481 family transposase has protein sequence MPWDTRDAMSLKEEFVALAGQPGSNKRELCRRFGISPQTAYKWLNRYATLGHSGLQDKSRKPATSPKLTTPALEAQVISLRQDHPAWGGRTISSLLKKQIAPSTVTNVLHRHGLIQPATKEQEAKLRFEHDAPNNLWQMDFKGHFPTQEGRCHPLTLLDDHSRFSLAIHACDNERGATVKERLTEVFQRFGLPARINVDNGPPWGSPRNPGEITELSIWLIRLGIRISFSRPYHPQTNGKIERFHRSLKAEVLEGRQFSTLKEAQAAFDRWRDVYNLQRPHQALDYKVPMDRYRASPWAYPQQLPTFEYGPDDVLAKAYHSRFRFQKRYFSIAKGLAGHHIAIRPNTEGDGLFDVFFCHHFLRTIDVSKPDYGP, from the coding sequence ATGCCCTGGGACACGAGAGATGCCATGAGCCTGAAAGAAGAGTTTGTTGCCTTAGCAGGGCAACCCGGCAGCAACAAACGAGAACTGTGCCGACGGTTCGGTATCAGTCCGCAGACGGCCTACAAGTGGCTTAACCGCTACGCGACGCTCGGCCATTCGGGGCTGCAAGATAAATCCCGAAAACCGGCTACCAGCCCCAAGCTGACCACGCCGGCCCTGGAAGCGCAGGTCATATCGCTCAGACAAGACCATCCAGCATGGGGTGGGCGCACGATCAGCAGCCTCTTGAAAAAGCAGATTGCTCCCAGCACCGTTACCAATGTCCTGCACCGGCACGGGCTGATTCAGCCGGCTACGAAGGAGCAAGAGGCAAAGCTGAGATTTGAACACGACGCGCCCAACAATCTTTGGCAGATGGATTTCAAAGGGCATTTCCCGACGCAAGAAGGCAGATGCCATCCCCTGACTTTGCTGGACGACCATTCACGTTTCAGTTTGGCTATTCACGCTTGTGATAATGAGCGTGGAGCCACGGTGAAGGAAAGGTTGACCGAGGTATTCCAGCGCTTCGGATTACCGGCTCGCATCAACGTTGATAACGGACCGCCTTGGGGCTCTCCACGTAACCCTGGTGAAATCACAGAGCTGAGTATCTGGTTGATTCGTCTGGGTATTCGGATCAGTTTCAGCCGTCCTTACCACCCACAAACCAATGGAAAGATTGAGCGTTTCCATCGCTCACTCAAGGCCGAAGTACTTGAAGGGCGTCAGTTTTCCACGCTCAAGGAAGCTCAAGCAGCATTTGATCGGTGGCGTGATGTTTATAACCTGCAACGGCCCCATCAGGCGCTGGACTACAAGGTGCCTATGGACCGGTATAGGGCCAGCCCATGGGCTTATCCGCAACAGTTACCAACCTTTGAGTACGGACCGGACGACGTATTAGCCAAGGCTTATCACAGCCGTTTTCGTTTTCAGAAACGCTACTTCAGCATCGCCAAAGGTTTGGCTGGGCATCACATCGCAATACGGCCCAACACTGAAGGTGATGGACTGTTTGACGTGTTTTTCTGCCATCACTTCCTACGAACGATCGACGTGAGCAAACCTGACTATGGTCCATAA
- a CDS encoding group 1 truncated hemoglobin, with protein sequence MRFLEGVLVLLLSACAQQPVKDDSLYRDLGAMPGITRIVEGMLLNIARDERIVERFRRVDIQRLRNKLIEQFCVEAGGPCTYTGDSMAESHKGQNVSRSDFNALVEDLIKAMDSEGVAVPVQNRLIGRLAVMRGEVIER encoded by the coding sequence ATGCGCTTTTTAGAGGGGGTTCTGGTGTTGCTGCTGAGTGCTTGTGCGCAGCAACCGGTTAAGGATGACAGCCTGTATCGTGACCTTGGTGCGATGCCTGGTATTACGCGCATTGTCGAGGGCATGTTGCTTAACATTGCTCGGGATGAGCGGATTGTTGAACGCTTCCGGCGTGTTGATATTCAGCGCTTGCGTAACAAGCTGATCGAGCAGTTTTGTGTGGAGGCGGGGGGGCCTTGTACTTATACCGGGGATAGCATGGCGGAGAGTCACAAGGGGCAGAATGTGAGCCGCAGTGATTTTAATGCGTTGGTGGAGGATTTGATTAAGGCGATGGACAGCGAGGGGGTTGCGGTTCCGGTGCAGAATCGGTTGATTGGTAGGTTGGCGGTGATGCGGGGGGAGGTGATTGAGCGCTGA
- a CDS encoding DUF3034 family protein, which produces MTVRVSFLIGCLGALALQTALADNGRLLATGGASSLEGAAGGGITPWAVLAGYGEQHEWGATAFATTVNLPDYRLDVAGLALAYDNRVELSFARQRFDLGTLVHRLNLPQDNLGQDVLGLKVRLFGDVIYDALPQVSLGVEYKHQTNFDIPKLVGAKRDSDVEGYLAASRLFMGAAFGYNVLVNGSLRYSRANETGLLGFGGDRRDSRSLLKEGSVALLFNPRWALGVEYREKPDNLSFAGESDWADVFVGYFPNKHVSFVLAYARLGEIATLDNQNGTYLSVQGSF; this is translated from the coding sequence ATGACGGTGCGTGTTTCTTTTTTGATCGGTTGCCTTGGTGCATTGGCCTTGCAAACGGCGTTGGCCGATAACGGCCGGTTGCTCGCTACCGGCGGCGCCAGCAGCCTTGAGGGCGCGGCAGGTGGCGGCATTACGCCGTGGGCGGTGCTAGCCGGGTATGGCGAGCAGCACGAATGGGGCGCTACGGCGTTCGCCACCACGGTCAACCTGCCGGACTATCGGCTGGATGTGGCTGGGCTGGCGCTGGCCTATGACAATCGGGTCGAGCTGTCTTTCGCCCGCCAGCGCTTTGACCTCGGCACGCTGGTGCATAGGCTCAATCTGCCGCAAGACAACCTCGGGCAGGACGTGCTGGGCCTCAAGGTACGGTTGTTTGGCGATGTGATCTACGACGCGTTGCCGCAGGTGTCCCTGGGGGTGGAATACAAGCACCAGACCAATTTTGATATCCCCAAGCTCGTGGGCGCGAAGCGTGACAGCGACGTCGAGGGCTACCTTGCCGCCAGCCGTTTGTTCATGGGGGCGGCGTTTGGCTACAACGTGTTGGTCAATGGCAGCTTGCGCTACAGCCGGGCCAATGAAACCGGGTTGCTTGGTTTTGGTGGCGACCGTCGTGACAGTCGTAGCTTGCTCAAGGAGGGCTCGGTGGCGCTGCTGTTCAACCCGCGCTGGGCGCTGGGGGTGGAGTATCGCGAGAAGCCCGACAACTTGTCCTTTGCGGGTGAAAGTGACTGGGCGGATGTGTTTGTCGGCTACTTTCCCAATAAGCATGTGTCGTTTGTATTGGCTTATGCGCGACTGGGTGAGATTGCCACGCTGGATAACCAGAACGGCACTTATCTGTCGGTGCAGGGGAGTTTTTGA
- a CDS encoding EAL domain-containing protein gives MKLRNSFQARVACVLILLSLVVIGALYFSVKAATRSAVHGQALAQLEVGTRVFERLLDVRGRRLADGVQLLAADFGFRDAVASGDSATMRSVLLNHGKRINASDMILLGMDGKVLASTLDEVPEGSTFRYDPALREARRNRQAMLMVPLQGKPHLLVEASVLAPLPIARVVMGFSMDGAFADELRSLSNLEVSFLAIDHERPGELVSTQPQVLRDSISALMQGDSTRRGVSTTDHLERSFLSQSLVLASDENGKVLALLQSPLDAAMQAFVPLDEKILGIALVALIASLIGALLLARTVSRPVQALALAAERIGQGDYQTPVVLARSDELGRLAHAVNSMQSGIAEREQQLAHNALHDRLTGLPNRALAMERLGSAIALNRPMALIYLGIDNLRAVSETAGPDAVDQLMLGVSQRLQATLRPGDTLAHLIADEFLLLLEGAGSDEAVGMADKLQQLLLRPQRFNGHDLALDCRLGIATYPADGESPHTLLERAAIAMRDAAQLPGRLQIYEHGRDLAHHRQITLIRDLRHAPNQGQLLLHYQPKLDIRQGHVRQAEALLRWQHPQFGMVSPAEFIPLAERTGSIRLLTQWVIEEGIRQLCEWNRRGLYLQLSLNISADDLLGDELAHRVSALLRRYGLPAEQLVFEITESAVMREPEKALKVLHLLRDCGISLSVDDFGTGYSSLAHLKRLPVQELKIDQSFVRNLDETSEDAVIVRSTIEMSHNLGLKVVAEGVEYAHSLRLLERWQCDTAQGYLISRPLGADAFEAWVALPLSAQTSMVH, from the coding sequence ATGAAACTGCGCAATAGCTTTCAGGCGCGGGTCGCCTGCGTGCTGATCCTGCTGTCGCTGGTGGTGATCGGCGCGCTGTATTTCAGCGTCAAGGCCGCGACCCGCTCGGCGGTGCACGGCCAGGCCCTGGCCCAGTTGGAGGTGGGCACGCGGGTGTTCGAGCGCTTGCTCGACGTGCGCGGCCGGCGCCTGGCCGATGGCGTGCAACTGCTGGCCGCCGACTTCGGTTTTCGCGATGCGGTGGCCAGTGGTGATTCGGCAACCATGCGCTCGGTGCTGCTCAACCACGGCAAGCGCATCAACGCGAGTGACATGATCCTGCTGGGCATGGACGGCAAGGTCCTGGCCAGCACCCTCGACGAAGTCCCCGAAGGCTCGACCTTTCGCTATGACCCGGCGCTGCGCGAAGCCCGGCGCAACCGCCAGGCCATGCTGATGGTGCCGCTGCAAGGCAAGCCGCACTTGCTGGTGGAGGCTTCGGTGCTGGCGCCGTTGCCGATTGCGCGGGTGGTGATGGGCTTCAGCATGGACGGCGCGTTTGCCGATGAATTGCGGTCGTTGAGCAACCTGGAAGTCTCGTTCCTGGCGATTGATCACGAGCGGCCCGGCGAGTTGGTCAGCACTCAGCCGCAGGTACTGAGGGACAGTATCAGCGCACTGATGCAAGGCGATTCGACGCGTCGCGGGGTCTCAACCACCGATCATCTTGAGCGCAGTTTCCTCAGCCAATCCCTGGTCCTGGCCAGTGATGAAAACGGCAAAGTCCTGGCCCTGTTGCAAAGCCCGCTGGATGCGGCGATGCAGGCGTTTGTGCCGTTGGATGAAAAGATCCTCGGCATCGCGCTGGTCGCGCTGATTGCCTCGTTGATCGGCGCCTTGCTGCTGGCGCGCACCGTGTCGCGGCCGGTGCAGGCGTTGGCGCTGGCGGCCGAACGCATCGGCCAGGGCGACTACCAGACCCCAGTGGTGCTGGCGCGCAGCGATGAACTGGGGCGGCTGGCGCATGCGGTCAATTCCATGCAAAGCGGGATCGCCGAGCGCGAACAACAGCTGGCGCACAATGCCCTGCATGATCGCCTCACCGGCCTGCCGAACCGTGCGTTGGCCATGGAACGCCTGGGCAGTGCGATTGCCCTGAACCGGCCGATGGCGCTGATCTACCTGGGCATCGATAACCTGCGCGCCGTCAGCGAAACCGCCGGGCCCGATGCGGTGGACCAACTTATGTTGGGCGTGAGTCAGCGCCTGCAAGCGACGTTGCGCCCCGGCGACACCCTGGCGCACCTGATCGCCGATGAATTCCTGCTGCTGCTCGAAGGTGCAGGCAGCGACGAAGCGGTGGGCATGGCCGACAAGCTGCAACAACTGCTGCTGCGCCCTCAGCGCTTCAACGGCCATGACCTGGCGCTGGATTGCCGCCTGGGCATTGCGACGTATCCGGCCGATGGCGAAAGCCCGCACACCTTGCTTGAGCGTGCGGCGATTGCGATGAGAGACGCCGCGCAACTGCCTGGCCGCCTGCAAATCTATGAACACGGCCGCGACCTCGCGCACCACCGCCAGATCACCTTGATTCGCGACCTGCGCCACGCGCCCAACCAGGGCCAATTGCTGCTGCATTACCAACCCAAACTGGATATTCGCCAGGGCCATGTGCGCCAGGCCGAAGCCCTGTTGCGCTGGCAGCATCCGCAGTTCGGCATGGTCTCGCCGGCGGAGTTCATCCCCCTGGCCGAGCGCACCGGCAGTATTCGGTTGCTGACCCAATGGGTGATCGAGGAGGGCATTCGCCAGCTGTGCGAATGGAACCGGCGCGGCTTGTATCTGCAGCTGTCGCTGAATATCTCGGCAGACGATTTGCTCGGCGATGAACTGGCCCATCGGGTCTCGGCCTTGTTGCGGCGCTATGGCCTGCCGGCGGAGCAACTGGTGTTCGAGATCACCGAGAGCGCGGTGATGCGCGAGCCGGAAAAAGCCCTCAAGGTCCTGCACCTGCTGCGCGACTGTGGCATCAGCCTGTCGGTGGATGATTTTGGTACGGGGTACTCCTCGCTCGCGCACCTCAAGCGTCTGCCGGTGCAGGAGCTGAAGATCGACCAGTCGTTTGTGCGCAACCTCGATGAAACCAGTGAGGACGCGGTGATCGTGCGTTCTACTATCGAGATGAGCCACAACCTGGGCCTCAAGGTGGTCGCCGAGGGCGTTGAATACGCCCACAGCCTGCGTCTTTTGGAACGCTGGCAGTGCGACACGGCTCAGGGTTACCTGATCAGCCGGCCCCTGGGGGCCGACGCTTTCGAAGCCTGGGTGGCGTTGCCCCTCAGTGCACAAACTTCCATGGTTCATTGA
- a CDS encoding EAL domain-containing protein, giving the protein MRWRHTFQTRIAGVLALLLLVVVAATYFAVKAATSRAVENQAQVQLKTGSQVFERLLDLRGRRLQYGLDWLTVDGPFKQAVAEGHTVPILAALRRHGTGIRSSEVFVLGLDGKVIVSTLPLLTRGQPFPYDAALRHARRSGLQMLIVAMDGRPYLLVQDEVLDPLPVARVVMGFPMDKLFANELRSMSNLEVSFLSVQNGQPGPLLSTQPDAYQAATLSLLREGHLNPEPQIQQFYGERVLSQVMPLANTGDGDEVRVLLQSPLDHALESFAPLDRQFLGIALAVLVVSLAGALFLARRVSRPLNALVEAAGRIGAGDYRTPVRVRSHDEFGLLARAFNAMQSGIAVRERQLAHNALHDPLTGLPNRALAMERLGSAISAQRPVVLLYLGIENYRVINEGFGPQGVEEMLREASRCLSMSLLASDTAARITGSEFLLLLENTEIDRAVARADRLYALLTEPQRIGNDEVRHEVSIGIAAYPADGQQVEELINRAAIARHDAATLPGYLQIYQQDRDLAHQRQITLIRDLRRAAVEGELHLCYQPKLDLKHGHVRQAEALLRWQHPTLGLVSPAEFIPLAERTGSMSGLTQWVIEEAIRQIGEWAQRGMHIQLSVNISVDDLADDDLAIRVTTLLMEYGVLAQQLIFEITESAIMHNPQQALSVLEQLRGCGISLSVDDFGTGYSSLAQLQRLPVQELKIDQSFVRNLDSTSGDAVIVRSTIEMSHNLGLRVVAEGVEFEPSLKLLKQWNCDTAQGYLISRPLSAMAFEMWMRRAGVQV; this is encoded by the coding sequence ATGAGGTGGCGCCATACGTTTCAAACCCGCATCGCCGGGGTGCTGGCGCTGTTGCTGTTGGTGGTAGTCGCCGCCACATACTTCGCCGTCAAGGCCGCCACCTCCCGCGCCGTGGAAAACCAGGCACAAGTCCAACTGAAAACCGGTAGCCAAGTGTTCGAACGCCTGCTGGACCTGCGCGGGCGCCGCCTGCAATACGGCCTCGACTGGCTGACCGTCGACGGCCCGTTCAAACAGGCCGTGGCCGAAGGCCACACCGTGCCGATCCTGGCCGCCCTGCGTCGGCATGGCACCGGTATTCGCTCCAGTGAAGTGTTTGTGCTGGGCCTGGATGGCAAGGTCATAGTCAGCACCTTGCCCCTGCTCACACGCGGCCAACCGTTTCCTTATGACGCGGCGCTGCGCCACGCACGGCGCAGCGGCCTGCAGATGCTGATTGTGGCCATGGACGGTCGGCCCTATTTGCTGGTGCAGGACGAAGTGCTCGACCCGCTGCCCGTCGCGCGCGTGGTCATGGGCTTTCCCATGGACAAGCTGTTCGCCAATGAACTGCGCTCCATGAGCAACCTTGAAGTGTCGTTCCTCAGCGTGCAAAACGGCCAGCCCGGCCCGTTGTTGAGCACCCAGCCCGACGCCTATCAGGCCGCCACCCTCAGCCTGTTGCGCGAGGGGCACCTGAACCCCGAGCCGCAGATCCAGCAGTTCTATGGCGAGCGCGTGCTCAGCCAGGTAATGCCGCTGGCCAACACCGGTGACGGCGATGAAGTGCGGGTGTTGCTGCAAAGCCCGCTGGACCACGCGCTGGAATCCTTTGCGCCGCTGGACCGGCAGTTCCTCGGGATTGCCCTGGCCGTGCTGGTGGTGTCGTTGGCCGGCGCGTTGTTCCTGGCGCGCCGTGTATCGCGCCCGCTTAACGCACTGGTTGAGGCCGCCGGGCGTATTGGTGCCGGTGATTACCGCACCCCGGTCCGGGTGCGCAGCCATGATGAGTTCGGTTTGCTGGCCCGCGCCTTCAATGCCATGCAAAGCGGCATCGCCGTGCGCGAACGGCAGTTGGCGCACAACGCCCTGCATGATCCGCTCACCGGCCTGCCGAATCGCGCCCTGGCCATGGAGCGCCTGGGCAGCGCGATCAGTGCGCAACGGCCCGTGGTGCTGCTGTACCTGGGGATCGAAAACTATCGGGTCATCAACGAAGGCTTTGGCCCTCAGGGCGTCGAGGAAATGCTGCGTGAGGCCAGCCGCTGTCTGTCCATGAGCCTGTTGGCCAGCGACACGGCAGCGCGCATTACCGGCAGTGAATTCCTGCTGTTGCTGGAAAACACCGAGATCGACCGCGCCGTGGCTCGCGCCGACCGCCTCTACGCGCTGCTCACCGAACCCCAGCGCATCGGCAATGATGAAGTGCGTCATGAAGTGAGCATCGGGATCGCGGCGTACCCCGCCGACGGCCAGCAGGTTGAAGAACTGATCAACCGCGCCGCCATCGCGCGGCACGATGCGGCGACGCTGCCCGGTTATCTGCAGATCTACCAGCAAGACCGCGACTTGGCCCACCAGCGCCAGATCACCCTGATCCGCGACTTGCGCCGCGCCGCCGTCGAGGGCGAGTTGCACCTGTGCTACCAGCCCAAGCTCGACCTCAAGCACGGCCATGTGCGTCAGGCCGAAGCCTTGCTGCGCTGGCAGCATCCGACATTGGGGCTGGTGTCGCCCGCCGAATTCATCCCCCTGGCCGAGCGCACGGGCAGCATGAGCGGCCTGACGCAATGGGTGATCGAAGAAGCCATCCGCCAGATCGGCGAGTGGGCGCAGCGCGGGATGCATATCCAGTTGTCGGTGAATATTTCGGTGGACGACCTGGCCGATGATGACCTGGCGATTCGCGTCACCACCTTGCTGATGGAGTACGGCGTGCTGGCCCAGCAGCTTATTTTTGAAATCACCGAAAGCGCAATCATGCACAACCCCCAGCAGGCCCTGAGCGTGCTGGAGCAACTGCGCGGGTGCGGCATCAGCCTGTCAGTGGATGACTTTGGCACCGGCTATTCGTCGCTGGCGCAACTGCAGCGCCTGCCGGTGCAGGAGCTGAAGATCGACCAGTCGTTTGTGCGCAACCTCGACAGCACCAGTGGCGACGCAGTGATCGTGCGTTCCACCATCGAGATGAGCCACAACCTGGGGCTCAGGGTGGTGGCTGAAGGGGTCGAGTTCGAGCCCAGCCTCAAACTGCTCAAGCAGTGGAACTGCGACACCGCCCAGGGCTATCTGATCAGCCGCCCGCTGAGCGCCATGGCCTTCGAAATGTGGATGCGCCGGGCGGGTGTGCAGGTTTAA
- a CDS encoding extracellular solute-binding protein — MITLRVLGTSVTLLESLRVRAEQELGIRLVYQVHDVEQAQRIAVMQPDSYDLYDQWFHNVDFVWPARAIQPIDTRRIALWHEINDLPKRGRLSPDDRLGSGSVPSERLFVQHDGSLGSTVTERISMLPLTHNADSFAYRPERLPEGFCHGNESWGWLLDPAWGARTALQSDAAIGALDAALAVQGAGLASFKDIGNMSIEEIDTLADILVRKQKQGHFAAFWSDDEEAAQLMLSPSIDIQSLWSPTLMRLHRAGVKYRLAVPREGYRAWFGGLSLSRHARGPVLDAAYAYLNWWLSGWPGAVMARQGYYIGNPARSRDHLSSAEWDYWYAGKPAREELLGSDGLPLIDIGEVRDGGSYEERMGHIAVWNSVMDEHNYLVRRWGGFYAGSLCLIWVYIRCCGNG; from the coding sequence ATGATCACACTGCGCGTTCTCGGTACTTCGGTGACCTTGCTGGAAAGCCTGCGCGTACGCGCCGAACAGGAACTGGGTATCCGCCTGGTGTACCAGGTGCACGACGTTGAACAGGCCCAGCGCATCGCGGTGATGCAGCCCGACAGCTACGACCTGTATGACCAGTGGTTCCACAACGTCGACTTTGTGTGGCCGGCGCGGGCGATCCAGCCTATCGATACGCGGCGCATTGCGCTGTGGCACGAGATCAACGACCTGCCCAAGCGTGGGCGCCTGTCGCCCGATGACCGGTTGGGCAGCGGCAGCGTGCCCAGCGAACGGCTGTTCGTGCAGCACGATGGCAGCCTCGGCAGCACAGTGACCGAGCGCATCAGCATGCTGCCTCTGACCCACAATGCCGACAGTTTTGCCTACCGCCCCGAGCGCTTGCCTGAGGGTTTTTGCCACGGCAATGAAAGCTGGGGGTGGTTGCTGGACCCGGCATGGGGTGCGCGCACCGCCCTGCAGAGCGATGCCGCCATCGGTGCCCTGGACGCCGCGCTGGCGGTGCAGGGGGCGGGGCTGGCGAGCTTCAAGGATATCGGCAATATGAGCATCGAAGAGATCGATACCCTGGCTGACATTCTGGTGCGCAAGCAGAAGCAAGGGCACTTTGCGGCGTTCTGGTCTGATGATGAAGAGGCGGCGCAATTGATGCTCAGCCCGAGCATTGATATTCAGAGTTTGTGGTCGCCGACCTTGATGCGGCTGCATCGTGCGGGGGTGAAGTATCGTCTGGCGGTGCCACGTGAGGGGTATCGCGCCTGGTTTGGTGGGTTGTCCTTGTCGCGCCATGCTCGAGGGCCTGTGTTGGATGCTGCTTATGCGTATTTGAATTGGTGGTTGTCTGGTTGGCCGGGGGCGGTGATGGCGCGTCAGGGGTATTACATCGGCAATCCGGCGCGTAGTCGTGATCATTTGAGCAGTGCTGAGTGGGATTACTGGTATGCCGGGAAGCCTGCGCGGGAGGAGTTGCTTGGGAGTGATGGGTTGCCGTTGATCGATATCGGCGAGGTGCGGGATGGGGGGTCTTATGAGGAGCGCATGGGGCATATTGCGGTTTGGAATTCGGTGATGGATGAGCATAATTATCTGGTGCGTAGGTGGGGGGGATTTTATGCGGGCTCGCTGTGTTTGATTTGGGTGTATATCCGTTGCTGCGGTAACGGCTGA